In Deltaproteobacteria bacterium, a single genomic region encodes these proteins:
- a CDS encoding efflux RND transporter periplasmic adaptor subunit: MPERRAIVLASMLAACTAADGAEPDAHPIVVVERGSIATGLWITGEIDAASSESLSGPTTEDWQLSIRWLAEDGAVVHEGDRVVGFDNVAVANRIRELELAVVEAGSAILEHDAKTDVERFDKAFAAAKSDTEFEKAEVDGTTPAELLSRREFEKYALAVARTRAATVDAANELRVTSKAGALEAEVKLLALSKAERKLEAARAQLESLELHASRDGIVLVGRHPWEGRKLQVGDNVWPGMEVVRLPDLSQLVVKARLDDVDDGRVMPGMTARCTVDAYPSTLLVGHVVSVSEVAQTVARDSTRRHFDVVITLEPVAAVSELRPGLSVRAEIIGPTHDDVVVVPRGALDAARWPVTAQRDDGSVVGLQLGACDAQRCEVLEGVRAGDRLRVTEGGR; the protein is encoded by the coding sequence ATGCCTGAGCGTCGCGCGATCGTACTGGCCTCGATGCTCGCGGCGTGTACGGCCGCCGACGGCGCAGAACCCGATGCGCATCCGATCGTGGTGGTCGAGCGGGGGTCGATCGCGACCGGCCTGTGGATCACCGGCGAGATCGATGCCGCGAGCTCCGAGTCGCTCTCGGGGCCCACCACCGAAGACTGGCAGCTGTCCATCCGTTGGCTGGCCGAGGACGGCGCGGTGGTGCACGAGGGCGATCGCGTGGTCGGCTTCGACAACGTCGCGGTCGCCAACCGCATCCGCGAGCTCGAGCTCGCGGTCGTCGAGGCCGGCAGCGCGATCCTCGAGCACGACGCCAAGACCGACGTCGAGCGCTTCGACAAGGCCTTCGCCGCGGCCAAGAGCGACACCGAGTTCGAGAAGGCCGAGGTCGACGGCACGACCCCGGCCGAGCTGCTGTCGCGGCGCGAGTTCGAGAAGTATGCGCTGGCGGTCGCGCGTACGAGGGCGGCCACCGTCGACGCCGCCAATGAGCTGCGTGTCACCTCGAAGGCCGGCGCGCTCGAGGCCGAGGTGAAGCTGCTCGCGCTCAGCAAGGCCGAACGCAAGCTCGAGGCCGCACGGGCGCAGCTGGAGTCGCTCGAGCTGCACGCCTCCCGCGACGGCATCGTGCTGGTGGGTCGGCACCCGTGGGAGGGGCGCAAGCTGCAGGTCGGCGACAACGTGTGGCCAGGGATGGAGGTCGTGCGGCTGCCGGATCTCTCGCAGCTGGTCGTCAAGGCGCGTCTCGACGACGTCGACGATGGACGCGTCATGCCCGGGATGACGGCGCGCTGCACCGTCGATGCCTATCCGTCGACGCTGCTGGTGGGCCATGTCGTGTCGGTGTCCGAGGTCGCGCAGACGGTCGCGCGCGACTCGACGCGTCGCCACTTCGACGTCGTCATCACGCTCGAGCCCGTCGCCGCCGTGAGCGAGCTGCGACCGGGCTTGTCGGTGCGGGCGGAGATCATCGGGCCCACGCACGACGACGTGGTCGTGGTGCCGCGGGGCGCACTCGACGCTGCGAGGTGGCCCGTCACCGCGCAACGCGACGACGGCAGTGTGGTCGGGCTGCAGCTCGGGGCCTGCGATGCGCAGCGTTGCGAGGTCCTCGAAGGCGTGCGCGCCGGCGATCGCCTGCGCGTCACGGAGGGTGGCCGATGA
- a CDS encoding HlyD family efflux transporter periplasmic adaptor subunit, translating to MMRRACLACAAALACAPASAESSTVVVERGTLVVTVDVAGTLRAVDSDHLGPPPVPEMWNFQIQMMAPEGEEVAEGAPVLAFDASELERKLEEKIAERDSAATQLELKQSSSRVARHDEQLAIAEAEAALRKAKVKADAPPGITAVIELEKARLDLVLARNNVEYLGKKAAAAARRDAAEIEAWRGKRDRAEGRVQQIRAAIEGMAVRARRRGTVIHQTDWEGHKKKPGDNAWRAETVIQVVSLAKMTGDGEIDEVDLGRVALGQAVALRLDASSDAEIAGTIAEISHVVGVASPQSPLKVARVEIALSDAEGLRLRPGMRFRGDIEIQRVDEALLVPLSAVTIDADGAHVVRSTATGDVRVDVELGARSRERVVVERGLDEGDHLLAEPGEPP from the coding sequence ATGATGCGACGCGCGTGCTTGGCGTGCGCCGCCGCGCTGGCGTGCGCGCCGGCGTCGGCGGAGTCGAGCACGGTGGTGGTCGAGCGCGGCACCTTGGTGGTGACCGTCGATGTCGCAGGGACGCTGCGGGCGGTCGACTCCGATCACCTGGGCCCGCCGCCGGTGCCGGAGATGTGGAACTTCCAGATCCAGATGATGGCGCCCGAGGGCGAGGAGGTCGCCGAGGGCGCGCCCGTGCTTGCGTTCGACGCCAGCGAGCTCGAGCGAAAGCTGGAGGAGAAGATCGCAGAGCGTGACTCGGCCGCGACACAGCTCGAGCTGAAGCAATCGTCGTCGCGGGTCGCTCGCCACGACGAGCAGCTCGCGATCGCCGAGGCCGAGGCCGCGCTGCGCAAGGCCAAGGTGAAGGCCGACGCGCCGCCGGGGATCACCGCCGTCATCGAGCTGGAGAAGGCCCGTCTCGATCTCGTGCTGGCGCGGAACAACGTCGAGTACCTGGGCAAGAAGGCCGCCGCAGCGGCGCGCCGCGACGCCGCGGAGATCGAGGCGTGGCGCGGCAAGCGGGACCGCGCCGAGGGGCGCGTGCAGCAGATCCGCGCCGCGATCGAGGGCATGGCCGTGCGCGCGCGCCGACGCGGCACGGTGATCCACCAGACCGACTGGGAGGGTCACAAGAAGAAGCCGGGCGACAACGCATGGCGGGCCGAGACGGTGATCCAGGTGGTCTCGCTGGCGAAGATGACCGGCGACGGTGAGATCGACGAGGTCGACCTCGGCCGGGTCGCGCTCGGCCAGGCCGTCGCGCTGCGCCTCGACGCCAGCAGCGACGCCGAGATCGCGGGCACCATCGCCGAGATCTCCCACGTAGTCGGCGTGGCCTCACCGCAGAGTCCGCTCAAGGTCGCACGCGTCGAGATTGCGCTGTCGGACGCCGAGGGCCTGCGCCTGCGGCCAGGCATGCGCTTCCGCGGCGACATCGAGATCCAGCGCGTGGACGAGGCACTACTGGTGCCGCTGTCGGCAGTGACCATCGATGCCGACGGCGCCCACGTCGTGCGCAGCACCGCGACGGGTGACGTTCGCGTCGACGTCGAGCTCGGCGCACGCAGCCGCGAGCGCGTGGTGGTCGAGCGCGGTCTCGACGAGGGCGACCACCTGCTCGCCGAGCCCGGGGAGCCGCCGTGA